The following proteins are co-located in the Desulfatitalea tepidiphila genome:
- a CDS encoding cytochrome ubiquinol oxidase subunit I has translation MALPTRQADSHNGLSTNDSEQEMFDHLDPTLLARIQFAFTVSFHILFPAFTIGLASWLAVVEWRWLKTGNPLYREIYRMWVKIFAVTFGMGVVSGVVLSYQFGTNWSVFSDRTGNILGPLLGYEVLTAFFLEASFLGVMLFGWQRVSPRMHFAATIIVAVGTLISAFWILSANSWMQTPRGFRIGADGLFYPTNWIDIIFNPSFPHRFVHMTIAAYLTTAFVVGGVGAFYLLRRQFVQHARIMLGMAMLMAAFVAPTQLLVGDMHGLNTLEHQPVKVSAMEGLWDTQRGAPLVLFGWPDEAAEETRYAIELPKMSSLILTHSLDGEVKGLKEWPREERPPVLWVFWSFRIMVGIGVLMILTGLFGAVLHFKKRLFETRWFQIWCLALTPSGFIAVLAGWFVTEIGRQPYIVSNVMRTAEAVSPVGGIQVGLSLLAFVAVYLLVFGAGVYYIIGLIRKGPDADTSEKDDGRKQGRPALVGRLASE, from the coding sequence GTGGCTTTACCAACACGGCAAGCCGACTCGCACAATGGTTTGTCCACAAACGACAGCGAGCAAGAGATGTTCGATCACCTCGACCCAACCCTGTTGGCCCGCATCCAATTCGCCTTCACGGTATCGTTTCACATCCTTTTTCCCGCCTTTACCATCGGCCTTGCCAGCTGGCTGGCGGTGGTGGAGTGGCGCTGGCTAAAGACCGGAAACCCGCTCTACCGGGAGATCTACCGCATGTGGGTCAAGATCTTCGCCGTCACCTTCGGCATGGGGGTGGTTTCCGGTGTGGTGCTCTCCTACCAGTTCGGCACCAACTGGTCGGTGTTTTCCGACCGGACGGGCAACATCCTCGGACCGCTGCTCGGTTACGAGGTGCTGACCGCCTTCTTTCTGGAAGCCTCTTTTCTGGGCGTCATGCTGTTCGGATGGCAACGGGTCAGCCCCCGAATGCACTTTGCCGCCACGATCATCGTGGCCGTGGGTACGCTGATCTCCGCCTTCTGGATTCTCTCCGCCAACAGCTGGATGCAGACCCCCCGGGGATTCCGCATCGGAGCGGACGGCCTTTTCTACCCGACCAACTGGATCGACATTATCTTCAACCCCTCGTTTCCCCACCGATTCGTCCACATGACCATTGCGGCCTACCTGACCACGGCCTTCGTGGTCGGTGGGGTCGGCGCTTTCTATCTTTTGCGCAGACAATTCGTCCAACACGCCCGCATCATGCTCGGCATGGCCATGTTGATGGCGGCTTTCGTGGCACCGACGCAGCTGCTCGTGGGGGACATGCACGGCCTCAATACCCTCGAACACCAGCCGGTGAAGGTATCGGCCATGGAGGGGTTGTGGGATACCCAGCGCGGCGCGCCCCTGGTGCTGTTCGGCTGGCCGGACGAGGCAGCCGAAGAGACCCGATACGCCATTGAGCTGCCCAAGATGTCCAGCCTGATTCTCACCCACAGCCTCGATGGAGAGGTCAAGGGCCTCAAAGAGTGGCCCAGGGAGGAACGCCCCCCGGTGCTCTGGGTCTTCTGGTCGTTTCGGATCATGGTAGGCATCGGGGTCCTCATGATCCTCACCGGACTCTTTGGGGCCGTGCTGCACTTCAAAAAACGCCTGTTCGAAACCCGCTGGTTTCAAATCTGGTGCTTGGCATTGACGCCGTCAGGCTTCATTGCCGTGCTGGCCGGATGGTTCGTCACCGAGATCGGCCGTCAGCCCTATATCGTCTCCAACGTGATGCGCACGGCCGAAGCGGTCTCCCCGGTGGGAGGCATTCAGGTCGGACTCTCGCTGCTGGCCTTTGTCGCCGTCTACCTGCTGGTCTTCGGCGCGGGGGTCTATTACATCATCGGGCTGATCCGCAAGGGACCGGACGCGGACACCAGCGAAAAGGACGATGGCCGAAAGCAGGGAAGGCCGGCCCTTGTGGGCCGCCTGGCCTCGGAGTGA
- the cydB gene encoding cytochrome d ubiquinol oxidase subunit II — MFNLDTFIDLPLVWYGLIATAIFLYVLLDGFDLGIGILFPFAPSDKCRDRMMGSVAPFWDGNETWLVLGGGGLFAAFPLAYAILMPAFYMPVIIMLLGLILRGVSFEFRFKAHGPSRRLWDYTFHFGSLAAAFAQGTILGGFVQGVSVQGRAFSGEPLAWLSAFSVMTGLALVFGYALLGAAWLIMKTEDITQDWARRCAVYLIGYVAFFMVLVSIGMPIMNPQIRALWFSLPNFLYLQIMPLSCVVLFILLWRDLHRNHENRPFFLVQGVFLMNYIGLGVSMWPWLVPFEVTFRQAAAAPQSQSLLIVGTVVLLPVILGYTAYCYYIFRGKSSHDIHY; from the coding sequence ATGTTCAATCTCGACACTTTCATCGACCTGCCCCTCGTCTGGTACGGTCTGATTGCCACGGCCATCTTTCTTTATGTCCTTCTGGACGGCTTTGACCTAGGCATTGGTATTCTCTTCCCCTTCGCGCCGTCGGACAAATGCCGCGACCGCATGATGGGGTCCGTGGCGCCGTTCTGGGACGGCAACGAGACCTGGCTGGTGCTCGGCGGCGGCGGATTGTTCGCGGCGTTTCCGTTGGCCTACGCCATCCTGATGCCGGCGTTCTACATGCCGGTGATCATCATGCTGCTTGGCTTGATTCTTCGTGGCGTTTCCTTTGAGTTCCGCTTCAAGGCCCATGGACCGTCCCGACGCCTCTGGGACTATACCTTCCATTTCGGCTCCCTGGCAGCCGCTTTTGCCCAGGGCACCATCCTGGGCGGCTTCGTACAGGGCGTCTCGGTCCAGGGCCGCGCGTTTTCGGGCGAACCGCTGGCCTGGCTGAGCGCCTTCAGCGTCATGACCGGCCTGGCCCTCGTCTTCGGCTACGCCCTGCTGGGCGCCGCTTGGCTCATCATGAAAACCGAAGACATCACCCAGGATTGGGCACGCCGCTGCGCCGTCTATCTGATCGGTTACGTGGCCTTTTTCATGGTCCTGGTCAGCATCGGCATGCCGATCATGAACCCCCAGATCCGGGCGCTATGGTTCAGCCTGCCCAATTTTCTCTACCTGCAAATCATGCCGTTATCGTGTGTGGTCCTTTTTATCCTGCTCTGGCGGGATCTGCACCGCAACCATGAAAACCGCCCCTTCTTCCTGGTCCAGGGCGTCTTTCTCATGAATTATATCGGGCTGGGCGTGAGCATGTGGCCCTGGCTGGTGCCGTTCGAGGTGACCTTCCGGCAGGCGGCTGCCGCACCCCAATCCCAATCCCTGCTGATCGTGGGCACGGTCGTCCTGCTGCCGGTGATACTGGGCTATACGGCCTATTGCTACTATATTTTCAGGGGCAAGAGCTCCCATGACATCCACTACTAG
- a CDS encoding YeeE/YedE thiosulfate transporter family protein → MHLNPYSLKEAYMRRDDGGWNPYLAGALSGVVGILSVWLAGKYFGASTSFVRTAGLIEQLFGPERVAQMDYFIKTAPKIDWQWMFVVGIFLGALISAVTSGSFRWQAVPDMWADRFGAGSTVSRAVVAFAGGVVAMFGARLADGUPSGHGLSGSLQLAVSGFIALVCFFVGGMIMARIVYGGGSK, encoded by the coding sequence ATACATCTTAACCCATACTCTTTAAAGGAGGCTTACATGAGACGTGACGATGGCGGATGGAATCCCTACCTGGCGGGAGCCCTCAGCGGAGTGGTGGGGATCTTGTCGGTGTGGCTCGCCGGCAAGTATTTCGGCGCTTCCACCTCTTTTGTGCGTACGGCAGGGCTGATCGAGCAGCTGTTCGGTCCTGAACGGGTGGCGCAGATGGATTACTTCATCAAAACCGCCCCTAAAATCGACTGGCAGTGGATGTTCGTGGTGGGCATCTTCCTGGGCGCCTTGATCTCCGCAGTCACCTCGGGTTCTTTCAGGTGGCAGGCCGTCCCCGACATGTGGGCCGACCGTTTCGGCGCCGGCAGCACGGTCAGCCGCGCCGTGGTGGCCTTCGCGGGCGGCGTGGTGGCCATGTTCGGGGCGCGCCTCGCCGATGGGTGACCCAGCGGCCACGGGTTGAGCGGTTCGCTCCAACTGGCGGTCAGTGGGTTCATCGCGTTGGTTTGCTTTTTTGTCGGGGGCATGATCATGGCCCGCATCGTTTACGGGGGAGGTTCAAAATGA
- a CDS encoding hybrid sensor histidine kinase/response regulator — protein MIAFLDAIACLASSAALLFFFIGFKRLPLTKDSRYLLAGFLILLTAYHFSLFMEWRHAGTGNRFDRIENFIGTLTPIAWFLMIYCLVKEVTTRELHESEQKLRAFLDHHFEFSGIIDPEGRLVLANKTALDFIEARLEDVVGTLLWETPWAQGNEAFQAELKSCFQKAAQGQFARFDAQILNYRKKQSHIDVSINPFLDASGKLQWLVVEARDITRLRKAQALAEETLHLSKTILFKVDLASRRFEYVSPYIETVTGFPADRFIEGGPAWVAERVHPDDLEKFNCISRDIFRHKPGDTSDRNYQLRFMGMNGSYDWYRARMTIRFNVQGRPAAVVGSIESITEQKHAEKILRHYEQIVSHTGDLLALVDTDCVYQAVSNSYHSFFGKSADQLIGRTIAAAVGEDHFARVTRPMAERCLGGEEVHYQTWITLRGGEQRCLDVNYFPYIDPEKQAIAGFVVSARDVTVNQRLEEQLRQAHKMEAIGTLAGGIAHDFNNILSAIMGYSELGLSPHETVDALRAYMGKIQQAGRRAGDLVRQILTFSRQSSQEVDVLHLKPLIKEALKFIRASLPATIAIRQELLSDGRVLADPTQIHQIVMNLAANAGYAMREKGGILTVRVEDSQVDEAFAAHHVDLSAGAYVRLRISDTGTGMPSHVIDRIFDPFYTTKPKDEGTGLGLSVVHGIVKNAKGAVAVESSPGKGTTFDIYLPKMSGESQTRRDERFEELPGGSERVLFVDDEAPLVEIGKRTLEKLGYRVTGHSSSIAALTCFEHRKEDFDLVITDLTMPDLTGDKLAAAILNIRPDMPIIVATGFSKGMSAEELTALGIRKVIFKPIVRNEIAEAIREVLGGSGSGIDQPAYPIGEKKGRKQTATPQGCEPEPLPASTSSGCHGSSCP, from the coding sequence ATGATCGCCTTCCTCGATGCCATTGCCTGCCTGGCCTCCTCCGCTGCCCTGCTTTTTTTCTTCATCGGTTTCAAACGCCTGCCTCTGACCAAGGATTCCCGCTATCTGCTGGCCGGTTTTCTTATTTTATTGACCGCATACCATTTCAGCCTGTTCATGGAATGGCGGCATGCGGGAACCGGCAACCGCTTCGACCGCATCGAAAATTTTATCGGCACCTTGACGCCCATCGCCTGGTTTCTGATGATCTACTGCCTGGTCAAGGAGGTGACCACCCGCGAGCTGCACGAAAGCGAACAGAAGCTGCGGGCTTTTCTCGATCACCACTTCGAGTTCTCCGGCATTATTGACCCCGAGGGCCGTCTCGTTCTGGCAAACAAAACAGCTCTGGACTTTATCGAAGCGCGGCTCGAGGACGTGGTCGGCACGCTGTTATGGGAGACGCCCTGGGCGCAGGGCAATGAGGCATTTCAAGCCGAATTGAAAAGCTGTTTTCAAAAGGCCGCACAGGGGCAGTTCGCCCGTTTCGACGCCCAAATTCTCAATTACCGGAAAAAGCAGAGCCACATCGATGTCTCGATCAATCCCTTCCTGGACGCCTCGGGTAAGCTGCAGTGGCTGGTGGTCGAGGCGCGCGATATCACCCGGCTTCGCAAGGCCCAGGCCCTGGCCGAGGAGACGCTCCATCTCTCCAAAACCATTTTGTTCAAAGTGGACCTCGCATCGCGCCGGTTCGAATATGTCAGCCCGTATATCGAGACGGTTACCGGCTTTCCGGCCGACCGCTTCATCGAAGGCGGACCGGCATGGGTTGCAGAAAGAGTTCACCCCGATGACCTTGAAAAATTCAATTGCATCAGCCGGGACATTTTTCGCCACAAGCCGGGCGACACCTCGGACCGAAACTACCAGTTGCGGTTCATGGGCATGAACGGCAGCTACGACTGGTACCGGGCCAGGATGACCATCCGTTTCAATGTGCAGGGCCGGCCGGCGGCTGTCGTCGGGAGCATCGAATCGATCACCGAACAGAAGCATGCCGAGAAGATCCTGCGCCATTATGAGCAGATCGTCTCCCACACCGGTGACCTGCTGGCACTGGTGGATACGGATTGTGTCTATCAGGCGGTGAGCAACTCCTATCACAGCTTTTTCGGGAAATCGGCTGACCAGCTCATTGGCCGAACTATCGCCGCGGCCGTTGGCGAAGACCATTTTGCCAGGGTCACCCGACCCATGGCCGAGCGTTGCCTCGGCGGTGAGGAGGTCCACTATCAGACCTGGATCACCCTGCGGGGTGGCGAGCAGCGCTGTCTGGACGTCAACTATTTCCCTTATATCGATCCTGAAAAACAGGCTATCGCCGGTTTTGTGGTCAGTGCCAGGGACGTCACCGTCAATCAGCGCCTCGAGGAGCAGCTGCGCCAAGCGCACAAGATGGAGGCCATCGGCACTCTGGCCGGTGGTATCGCCCATGATTTCAACAATATTCTTTCAGCCATCATGGGCTACTCGGAATTGGGACTCTCGCCGCACGAAACAGTTGACGCCCTGCGGGCCTACATGGGCAAAATCCAACAGGCCGGGCGGCGCGCCGGCGACCTGGTCCGCCAGATTCTGACCTTCAGCCGCCAGTCCAGCCAGGAGGTCGATGTTCTGCATCTCAAGCCCCTGATCAAAGAGGCGTTGAAATTCATCCGTGCCTCGCTGCCGGCGACCATCGCCATTCGCCAGGAGCTGCTCTCCGACGGCCGGGTGCTGGCCGATCCCACCCAGATTCATCAGATCGTCATGAACCTGGCCGCCAATGCCGGCTATGCCATGAGGGAGAAAGGCGGGATCCTGACGGTCAGGGTCGAGGATTCCCAGGTGGACGAGGCCTTTGCCGCCCATCATGTGGATCTTTCGGCCGGCGCTTACGTGCGGTTGCGGATATCGGACACCGGAACCGGCATGCCGTCCCACGTCATCGATCGCATCTTCGATCCCTTCTACACGACCAAACCCAAGGACGAAGGCACCGGACTGGGGTTGTCGGTGGTCCACGGCATCGTCAAAAACGCGAAGGGTGCCGTTGCGGTGGAGAGCTCGCCGGGCAAGGGAACCACCTTCGATATCTATCTGCCCAAAATGTCGGGTGAGTCCCAGACCCGACGCGACGAGCGTTTCGAGGAGTTGCCCGGCGGGAGCGAGCGGGTCCTCTTCGTCGATGACGAGGCGCCGCTCGTGGAGATCGGCAAAAGAACGCTCGAAAAGCTGGGCTATCGCGTGACCGGCCATTCGAGCAGCATCGCAGCATTGACCTGCTTCGAACACCGCAAAGAGGATTTCGACCTGGTGATCACCGATCTGACCATGCCCGATCTCACCGGCGACAAGTTGGCCGCGGCCATCTTGAACATCCGACCGGATATGCCGATTATCGTGGCCACGGGTTTCAGCAAGGGCATGTCCGCAGAGGAGTTGACCGCGTTGGGCATCCGAAAGGTGATTTTCAAGCCCATCGTGAGAAACGAGATCGCCGAAGCGATCCGCGAGGTTCTGGGAGGTTCTGGCTCAGGTATAGATCAACCAGCGTATCCCATAGGCGAGAAGAAGGGTCGAAAGCAGACCGCCACACCACAGGGCTGCGAACCAGAGCCATTGCCTGCGTCGACTAGTAGTGGATGTCATGGGAGCTCTTGCCCCTGA
- a CDS encoding SPFH domain-containing protein, giving the protein MGSGLSFGLVVSIGIVILIVVTIFKTARIVPQKSAFIIERLGKYSRTLDAGFHILFPFLDSVAYKHSLKEMAVDVPSQICITKDNIAVEVDGVLYMQVVDPVKASYGIEDFLYAATQLAQTTMRSEIGKIDLDKTFEERVAINSAIIQAVDKASDPWGVKITRYEIKNINPPPTVTDALEKQMRAERAKRAAIAESEGQRQAVINVAEGEKQEAIMRSEGEKMKRINEAEGRAKEIMLVAQATAKGIQMIAEAIETPGGDRAVNLRIAEQYIKEFGNLARTNNTMIIPQNMNDITGLIATATSVIAKTGEGNQRSSE; this is encoded by the coding sequence ATGGGTTCTGGTTTGAGTTTTGGGTTGGTCGTCTCCATCGGCATCGTCATTCTCATCGTGGTCACGATTTTCAAGACCGCGCGCATCGTGCCCCAGAAATCGGCCTTCATCATCGAACGGCTGGGGAAATACTCAAGGACATTGGACGCTGGGTTTCACATCCTGTTTCCTTTTCTGGACAGTGTGGCCTACAAGCACTCCCTGAAGGAGATGGCCGTGGATGTGCCTTCCCAGATCTGCATCACCAAGGACAACATCGCCGTGGAGGTGGACGGCGTGCTCTATATGCAGGTGGTGGATCCGGTCAAGGCGAGCTATGGCATCGAAGACTTTCTCTATGCGGCCACCCAGCTGGCCCAGACCACGATGCGTTCCGAGATCGGCAAGATCGATCTGGACAAGACCTTCGAAGAACGGGTGGCCATCAACAGCGCCATCATCCAGGCCGTGGACAAGGCCTCTGATCCATGGGGGGTGAAGATCACCCGTTATGAAATCAAAAACATCAATCCGCCGCCGACCGTGACCGACGCACTGGAAAAGCAGATGCGCGCGGAACGTGCAAAGCGTGCGGCTATCGCCGAGTCCGAAGGGCAGCGGCAGGCCGTGATCAATGTGGCCGAAGGTGAAAAGCAGGAAGCGATCATGAGGTCCGAAGGCGAGAAGATGAAGCGCATCAACGAGGCCGAAGGCCGCGCCAAAGAGATCATGCTGGTGGCCCAGGCCACGGCCAAGGGGATTCAGATGATTGCCGAGGCCATCGAAACGCCGGGCGGCGACAGGGCCGTCAACCTGCGCATAGCCGAGCAGTACATCAAGGAGTTCGGCAACCTGGCCCGCACCAACAACACCATGATCATTCCCCAGAACATGAACGACATCACCGGCCTGATCGCCACGGCGACCAGCGTTATCGCAAAGACCGGCGAGGGAAACCAGCGATCGTCCGAATAG
- a CDS encoding MBL fold metallo-hydrolase: protein MIIRQIPMGYMDNFSYLVACEQTRDAWVIDPAPEMQRILAEAEKASVHIKAIINTHGHGDHTAGDAELKRLTGAPVIIHSLDKDRYPQADIFLTDEHTLQLGEITFEVIHTPGHTPGGICLYAQGNLFTGDTLFVGDSGRTDLPGGHRPTLGASIRRLMELPDDTIVWPGHDYGPTPSSTIGWEKRHNVNAVEYGYYVAD from the coding sequence ATGATTATCAGACAGATTCCCATGGGATATATGGATAATTTTTCTTACCTGGTCGCCTGCGAGCAGACCCGCGACGCGTGGGTCATCGATCCGGCGCCCGAGATGCAGCGCATCCTCGCCGAAGCCGAAAAGGCGTCCGTCCATATCAAGGCCATCATCAATACCCATGGACACGGGGACCATACGGCCGGCGACGCCGAACTCAAGCGCCTCACGGGAGCGCCGGTCATCATCCATTCCCTGGACAAGGATCGCTACCCCCAGGCCGATATCTTCCTGACAGACGAACACACCCTGCAGTTGGGCGAGATCACCTTCGAGGTGATCCACACGCCCGGGCACACCCCGGGCGGCATTTGCCTCTATGCCCAGGGCAACCTTTTTACCGGAGACACGCTGTTTGTCGGCGACAGCGGACGCACCGACCTGCCCGGCGGCCACCGCCCCACCCTGGGGGCCTCCATCCGCCGGCTCATGGAACTGCCCGATGATACCATCGTCTGGCCGGGACACGACTATGGTCCCACCCCATCGTCCACCATCGGCTGGGAGAAGCGCCACAATGTAAACGCGGTGGAGTACGGCTATTATGTTGCCGATTGA
- a CDS encoding DEAD/DEAH box helicase — protein sequence MSNQDFSLLDLRPELMQAISDLGYTVATPIQSAVIPVMLAGRDVIGQSQTGSGKTAAFGLPVLQRLTGGQRHVQSLIVTPTRELALQVAEAMEQLGRHMQARVLAVYGGQPYPPQIDRLKKGIEVVVGTPGRLLDLMEKRVLDLSRTTTIILDEADEMLSMGFIKDIEALLEAAPEDRQTALFSATLPPAIRSLAKRYLNDPHACTIDRQRLTVATVEQRYYLINENDRCAALTRLFEMEPMTSALVFARTRLSTAELVNELVGRGFAAEMLTGELSQETRERVLQRFRNHQVKVLVATDVAARGLDIEDVSHVFNYDLPQDPEVYVHRIGRTGRAGKSGVAISLITPRERWFLRKIEGYTKQKMTPAQLPSEEDIQSRRDHLLGEQLLVWLRRGRCNRERQMVNDLTSQGFDLADIATAAIKLVRAEEKQRPIAPISAVCDDATKRKPFKGKPSDPRKSGPVAGRSHEKGMVRLILSSGKADGLNIGHVVSSLSQHANIPGSSLGKIHIDGQTTFVDVPRQLVAQILAAGKSYRIGNRKVSITRS from the coding sequence ATGTCGAATCAAGATTTTTCCCTTCTGGACCTGCGTCCGGAGTTGATGCAGGCCATTTCAGATCTGGGCTACACTGTCGCGACGCCCATTCAATCCGCAGTCATACCGGTCATGCTGGCCGGACGCGACGTGATCGGACAATCCCAGACCGGGTCCGGCAAAACCGCCGCCTTCGGTCTTCCCGTCCTGCAGCGGCTCACGGGGGGACAGCGCCATGTCCAGAGTCTCATCGTCACCCCCACCCGTGAGCTGGCCTTGCAGGTCGCCGAAGCCATGGAACAATTGGGCCGCCACATGCAAGCCAGGGTTTTGGCCGTTTATGGGGGCCAACCTTACCCCCCCCAAATCGACCGTCTGAAAAAAGGAATCGAGGTGGTGGTCGGCACACCGGGCCGCCTGCTCGACCTGATGGAAAAACGGGTGCTCGACCTGAGCCGCACCACGACGATCATTCTGGATGAAGCCGACGAGATGTTGAGCATGGGGTTCATCAAGGATATCGAGGCCCTTCTGGAGGCCGCCCCCGAGGATCGCCAGACCGCTCTCTTTTCAGCCACGTTGCCGCCGGCCATCCGCAGTCTGGCCAAGCGCTACCTGAACGATCCTCATGCCTGTACGATCGACCGCCAACGGCTGACCGTTGCCACGGTCGAACAGCGCTACTACCTGATCAACGAAAACGATCGTTGCGCGGCCTTGACCCGCTTGTTCGAAATGGAACCGATGACCAGCGCCCTGGTCTTTGCCCGCACCCGCTTGAGCACCGCCGAACTGGTCAATGAACTGGTCGGCCGGGGATTTGCCGCCGAGATGCTCACCGGCGAACTGAGCCAGGAAACCCGGGAGAGGGTTCTCCAACGCTTCCGCAACCACCAGGTGAAGGTACTGGTCGCAACGGATGTGGCGGCCCGGGGACTGGACATCGAGGATGTCTCGCATGTCTTCAACTATGACCTGCCACAGGATCCCGAGGTTTACGTCCACCGAATCGGCCGAACCGGACGGGCAGGCAAATCGGGCGTGGCGATCTCCTTGATCACCCCCCGGGAGCGATGGTTCTTGCGGAAAATCGAAGGTTACACCAAGCAGAAAATGACCCCGGCCCAACTGCCGAGCGAAGAGGACATTCAGTCCCGGCGGGACCATCTCCTTGGCGAACAACTCCTGGTGTGGCTGCGGCGCGGACGATGCAACCGCGAGCGTCAGATGGTGAACGATCTCACCAGCCAGGGGTTCGACCTGGCTGACATTGCAACGGCCGCCATCAAGCTGGTTCGCGCGGAAGAAAAACAGCGACCCATCGCGCCGATCTCGGCGGTCTGTGACGATGCCACCAAACGAAAACCCTTCAAGGGCAAGCCATCAGACCCACGCAAAAGCGGCCCGGTAGCCGGTCGGTCCCACGAAAAGGGCATGGTGCGGCTCATCTTGAGCAGCGGCAAGGCAGACGGCCTGAACATCGGCCATGTGGTGAGCAGCCTTTCCCAGCACGCCAATATCCCAGGCAGCAGCCTGGGCAAAATTCATATCGACGGCCAGACCACCTTTGTCGATGTGCCCAGGCAGCTGGTAGCGCAGATTCTGGCGGCCGGCAAATCCTATCGTATCGGAAACCGGAAGGTGAGTATCACAAGGTCATAG
- a CDS encoding Zn-ribbon domain-containing OB-fold protein encodes MATYPKPLPKLNGDSSSFWEGCRQHELRFQQCAACGHVRWPPGFLCPRCHATEVQWVISRGAGQVYTFAVYHTAFHPAFTPDLPYVVAVVAIDEGPHLLTNVVGCPPDAVYCEMPVEVVWEEATETITLPRFRPLSTSSRSSGS; translated from the coding sequence ATGGCGACTTACCCTAAGCCCTTGCCTAAACTGAACGGCGACAGCAGCTCCTTCTGGGAAGGATGCCGTCAGCACGAACTCAGGTTTCAGCAGTGTGCCGCATGCGGCCACGTCCGTTGGCCGCCGGGGTTCCTATGCCCGCGGTGCCATGCCACGGAGGTCCAATGGGTCATTTCCAGGGGTGCCGGACAGGTGTATACTTTTGCCGTCTACCACACCGCCTTCCATCCGGCCTTCACGCCGGATTTGCCGTACGTGGTGGCTGTGGTCGCGATAGACGAGGGACCGCATCTGTTGACCAACGTGGTCGGCTGCCCTCCCGATGCGGTGTACTGCGAGATGCCGGTCGAGGTGGTGTGGGAGGAGGCCACTGAAACGATAACGCTGCCCAGGTTCAGGCCGTTATCGACATCTTCGAGATCGTCAGGTTCGTAA
- a CDS encoding NfeD family protein, whose amino-acid sequence MTTTVWKGEAMLGFSQSLPAIMWFVAGLVLILMEFAVPGVILVFFGVGAWVVTVFVYFDLLTTLTSQLLVFSVASLVLLIGLRKWVRDKFYGHITGAQDLSHNLDDFVGHKVVALTDVTPGRSDGRVEFKGSDWQAVSDQVIKKGETATIVRNDGLTLIIEK is encoded by the coding sequence ATGACAACGACCGTATGGAAAGGAGAAGCCATGTTGGGGTTTTCTCAAAGCTTGCCCGCCATCATGTGGTTCGTGGCGGGTTTGGTGCTGATTCTCATGGAGTTTGCCGTTCCCGGCGTGATCCTGGTCTTCTTCGGTGTCGGTGCCTGGGTCGTTACCGTGTTCGTCTATTTCGATCTGTTGACGACGCTGACCTCGCAGCTTCTGGTGTTCAGCGTGGCGTCCCTGGTCTTGCTGATCGGGTTGCGAAAGTGGGTGCGGGACAAGTTTTACGGTCACATTACCGGCGCGCAGGATCTGTCCCATAACCTGGATGATTTTGTCGGTCACAAGGTGGTGGCCCTGACCGATGTGACGCCCGGGCGATCCGACGGGCGGGTCGAGTTCAAGGGCAGTGACTGGCAGGCCGTATCCGACCAGGTGATTAAAAAGGGCGAAACCGCCACCATCGTCCGAAACGATGGCTTGACGCTTATCATCGAAAAATAA
- a CDS encoding thiolase family protein, with protein MLTAFSGDDAVFGHFGATGGYALAARRAMHEFGTGPETWKKIAVGQRRWANLNPQARMYAKPMTEADYDNANWMVEPFRLPDNCLITDGGRAIIITSVERARDLKQPPAVIMGMGQQHPSTEVAQSTWMAGPTGAKKAGAMALSMAGISLDDVDACQIYDCFSYTVEITLQDYGFFGPGEGRDWLEGGTIEPGGRMPVNTSGGLLSEAYFMGLTPISEGAMQIMGRCVQRQLGPATHTKRPEIILCSDNGGVLQSHSSILLRRL; from the coding sequence ATGCTTACAGCCTTTTCCGGAGATGACGCCGTGTTCGGTCATTTCGGCGCCACCGGCGGCTATGCCTTGGCCGCCAGGCGGGCCATGCACGAATTCGGCACCGGTCCCGAGACCTGGAAGAAGATCGCCGTGGGCCAGCGCAGGTGGGCCAATCTCAATCCCCAGGCCCGGATGTATGCCAAGCCCATGACCGAAGCGGACTACGACAATGCCAATTGGATGGTCGAGCCGTTTCGGCTTCCCGACAATTGCCTGATCACCGACGGCGGGCGGGCCATCATCATCACATCCGTGGAGCGGGCTCGTGACCTGAAGCAGCCGCCGGCCGTCATCATGGGCATGGGGCAGCAGCATCCTTCCACGGAAGTGGCCCAGTCCACCTGGATGGCCGGGCCCACCGGGGCCAAAAAGGCGGGGGCCATGGCCTTGTCCATGGCGGGGATCTCCCTCGATGACGTGGATGCCTGCCAGATCTACGACTGCTTCAGCTATACCGTTGAAATCACCTTGCAGGATTACGGTTTTTTCGGACCCGGTGAAGGCCGGGATTGGCTCGAGGGCGGCACCATCGAACCAGGAGGCCGCATGCCGGTCAATACCTCCGGCGGCCTCTTGTCGGAGGCCTATTTCATGGGGTTGACCCCGATTTCCGAAGGCGCCATGCAGATCATGGGGCGTTGTGTGCAACGGCAGCTCGGCCCTGCCACCCACACCAAAAGACCGGAGATTATTCTGTGCAGTGACAATGGCGGCGTTCTGCAGAGCCACTCGAGCATCCTGCTGAGGAGGTTGTAG